Part of the Struthio camelus isolate bStrCam1 chromosome 30, bStrCam1.hap1, whole genome shotgun sequence genome, TGGaggaggccaaggcagcggcaTGGCGCTCCTGGCTCAAGGCTCGGTGTCCGTTGGGCAGCTTGGAGGCAGCCTTGGGCTGGGATGTGACGACCGCTTGGTCTCTGGCCCGGCTGACACGGTGCTCAGAGGCTTGAGGCATCGTGGAGACAATGGAGCGGAGAACCCTGGCAAGAAACATGCCACAGCTAGAGCCAGTGGCGCAGAGATGGATAGGAAGAACCAGCACTGGAGGTTCCAGGGTAGACACCTACCTCTCTCACGCCGCGAGCGTCTCTTCCCCGCCAGCTCCTGGCTCACACCCCTCCGAGGCAACCGATGGGCCGGAGAGTCCTGTCAGCAAGGGCCCTGTGGCACAACAAGAAGTGGTCCAGGTGCGGGTTCCTCCCAAACCACTGGCAGCCAGGAAGGGACGAGGGGACAGCATGGCCTCGGGGACACCCTAGGACATGAGCTCGACTGTGTCTCTGAGCCCCAGCATTTGGCCTGGAAGGGCCCGGGAGAAGGAGTACAGAGGGAATCCCCCATCCCCTCATCCAACAGCCCTCGGGTGCCACCAGGCACGCAGAGGCTGATGCGGGCTGCCATCTACCCTGGCGCCGAGTGGAGGTGACAGCTCTGCCGTGAGCTTCCCGAGCCGTCAAGGTGAGTCACAGAGCCATTCGGCATAGCCCGCAGGTAGGTTCCTCCCACCCGCCCGTTCGGGGCTCTACCGATATGGAGCTCGGAGCCAGCAGGCAAAGTGGCACGGCCATCTCCCCAGCACCGCTCGGCGAGGGGCTCCGAGGTGCCACCACCTGCCAATGGCAAAGACCTCCAGAACCcacccgctgctcagcctggccctgtcccTCACCCTGCGTCCTGCCTGGGACATGTCCCTTACCCAGCCTGGCTCTGTCACACACCCACGTCCCACACCAGATACGACCCCTGCCGTGCCTGGCCTTGTCCCCCAGCCTGTGTCCCAGCCAGGACCCATCCCTGGCCCTGCATGCCTCTGTTACCTCTGCCATGTCCCATCCAGGACACGTCCCTCTGCCCGGCCTGGCCCTCTCCCACACCCCATGTCCCACCTGGGACacgtcccccccccggcctggccctgccccacACCCCATGTCCCACCTGGGACACGTCCCCCCTGCCCGGCCTGGCCCTCTCCCACACCCCCTGTCCCACCTGGGACACGtcccctgcccggcctcaccctGTCTCACACCCCCTGTCCCACCTGGGAcacgtcccccccccgcccggcctggCCCTGTCCCGCACCCCCTGTCCCACCCGGGACACGTCCCCCCCGCCCGGCCTGGCCCTCTCCCACACCCCCTGTCCCACCTGGGACACGTCCCCCCCGCCCGGCCTGGCCCTCTCCCACACCCCGTATCCCACCTGGGACACGTCCCCCCCGCCCGGCCTGGCCCTCTCCCACACCCCGTATCCCACCTGGGACACGTCCCCTGCCCGGCCTGGCCCTCTCCCACACCCCCTGTCCCACCCGGGACAGGTCCCCTGCCTGGCCTCACCCTGTCCCACACCCCGTGTCCCACCTGGGACACgtcccctgcctggcctggccctgTCCCCACCCCGTATCCCACCTGGGACacgtcccccccccggcctggccctgccccacACCCCATGTCCCACCTGGGACACGTCCCCCCTGCCCGGCCTGGCCCTCTCCCACACCCCCTGTCCCACCTGGGACACGtcccctgcccggcctcaccctGTCTCACACCCCCTGTCCCACCTGGGACACGTCCCCCCTCCGCCCGGCCTGGCCCTGTCCCGCACCCCCTGTCCCACCTGGGACacgtcccccctcccccggcctggCCCTCTCCCACACCCCCTGTCCCTCCTGGGACACGTCCCCCACCTGGCCTGGCCCTGTCCCACACCCCATGTCCCACCTGGGACACGTCCCCTGCCCGGCCTGGCCCTCTCCCACACCCCCTGTCCCACACCCCCTGTCCCACCTGGGACACATCCCCCCGCCGACCTGGCCCTGTCCCACACCCCCTGTCCCACCTGGGTCACGTCCCCCTGCCGGCCTCGCCCTGTCCCCACCCCCTGTCCCACCTGGGACACATCCCCCGCCTGGCCTCGCCCTGTCCCCACACCGTGTCCCACCTGGAacacgtccccccccccggcctggccctgTCCCACACCCCCTgtccccacctgggacacgttCCCCACCCCCTGTCCCCACCTGGGTCACATCCCCCCGccggcctggccccagccccccgggacacGTCCCCCTGGCGTGGCCCTGTCCCACACCCCGTATCCCACCTGGGACACGTCCCCCCAGcctcgccctgtcccccaccCCGTGTCCCACCTGGGTCACGTCCCCCCGCCGGCCTCGCCCTGTCCCACACCCCCTGTCCCACCTGGGTCACGTccccccccggcctggccctgTCCCACACCCCCTGTCCCTCCTGGGACacgtcccccctcccccggcctggCCCTCTCCCACACCCCGTATCCCACCTGGGACACgtcccctgcctggcctggccctcTCCCACACCCCCTGTCCCACCTGGGACACATCCCCCCGCCGACCTGGCCCTGTCCCACACCCCCTGTCCCACCTGGGTCACGTCCCCCTGCCGGCCTCGCCCTGTCCCCACCCCCTGTCCCACCTGGGACACATCCCCCGCCTGGCCTCGCCCTGTCCCCACACCGTGTCCCACCTGGAacacgtccccccccccggcctggccctgTCCCACACCCCCTgtccccacctgggacacgttCCCCACCCCCTGTCCCCACCTGGGTCACATCCCCCCGccggcctggccccagccccccgggacacGTCCCCCTGGCGTGGCCCTGTCCCACACCCCGTATCCCACCTGGGACACGTCCCCCCAGcctcgccctgtcccccaccCCGTGTCCCACCTGGGTCACGTCCCCCCGCCGGCCTCGCCCTGTCCCACACCCCCTGTCCCACCTGGGTCACGTccccccccggcctggccctgTCCCACACCCCCTGTCCCTCCTGGGACacgtcccccctcccccggcctggCCCTCTCCCACACCCCGTATCCCACCTGGGACACgtcccctgcctggcctggccctcTCCCACACCCCCTGTCCCTCCTGGGACACGTCCCCCACCTGGCCTGGCCCTGTTCCACACCCCATGTCCCACCTGGGACACGTCCCCTGCCCGGCCTGGCCCTCTCCCACACCCCATGTCCCACACCCCCTGTCCCACCTGGGACACGTCCCCCCGCCGGCCTGGCCCTGTCCCCACCCCATGTCCCACCTGGGACACGTCCCCTGCCCGGCCTGGCCCTCTCCCACACCCCATGTCCCACACCCCCTGTCCCACCTGGGACACGTCCCCCCGCCGGCCTGGCCCTGTCCCCACCCCCTGTCCCACCTGGGACACATCCCCCGCCTGGCCTCGCCCTGTCCCCACACCGTGTCCCACCTGGAacacgtccccccccccggcctggccctgTCCCACACCCCCTgtccccacctgggacacgtcCCCCACCCCCTGTCCCCACCTGGGTCACGTCCCCCCGCCGGCCTGGCCTCAGCCCCCCGGGACACGtccccccggccgggccctgtccccccccccgtcccacCGGCGCTGGCCCCTGCCCGGGGGGGATCAGCCCCCGGGGCCTTCCGCcatcgccccctcccccccatcgccctccccccgctcccccacgCCCCCGCGGGGgtcgcggccccccgccccccgcccggccctaCCTCCTGCAGGACGCCATGGCAACAACTCCCGCAGCACCCGCCGCCATCTTTGAGCCTCcctcccgctgcccggcccccggcggctTCACGCGCCGCCCTGCGCatgcgccgccggccccgctccgccccaccGCTGACGCCTCTGCGTCGCTATGGAGACGGAGCGGCGTCCCTTTCTCGGCGCCCTTAAAGGGACAGCGTCCCCTCGGGGCAGCGTTATTGCAGGGTCGCGCCGGGCGGCTGCGGCTGGGGGGCCCcgagccccactgcagccccacgcCGGGAGGGAGCAGCGCACCGAGGGCTAACGGCGGACTCGATGCCCTGGTGAGGGCGAGCAGCGGAGCCAGGCAGGGGGAACGGGGCCTAGAAACGCCTCACGGATGCCCCGAAACTGCTCCCCGCAGGGTCGGCCGCCGGCGAGGGGCCGCACTCGCGCCCCACAGCCCTCGGCCGCCCGGGGTTGGCGGGAGCCCCGGCACGACGGCCGCGCGGCCCCAGAGAGCAGCCGACGACGGCAGGGTGCGCTGCGGCAGCGTTTattggggaagaggagaaagggagcagGGACGGAGGGATCCGGGAGTCGCCCTCAGGGAgggcccggctcccgccgccgcctcgggccgGGCTCTGCTCCGGTCACTTCTCCTTGTGCTGGACCAGGCCCTTGGCGATGAGGTCAGGGATCTCCACGGCCAGCCAGGGCCCGAGCTGCGGGACGGGAGCAGACGCCGTGAGCGGCCCCACGGCGACAcccccgcgcgctgccccggCTCTCGCCCACACTCACCCCCAGCGCCATGAGATGGGCCAAGCCGAATTTGGGCACGTTCCGGGCCCACAGAGGCCGGAAGTGCTCAGTGAGGCAGATCTTCCCTCCTCTGCGGGGAGACAGACCTGTGAGCTCCCCTTCGTGGGGAGCCAGAGACCTCCCCAAACGCCAGCAAGAGCCTGGCGCTGGCCCCGTTTTGGGGTGGTGGAAGCACCCCCCGGCCGGTGAAGTGCAGCCCGTGGCACGGTCACGGCCGGGGACGGTGCCCCACGCGCCCCGGCCACCCTCGCTGGCAGCCCCCACGTCCGCCCAGCCGCCCGACCTGTACATCTTGGCCGTCTTCCCGTCCAGCTCCGGAATGGCGATTTCGGGGGCAGTGCCCGGGTACGTCACGGGAATCTGTCAACGGGGACACAGTGAGCAGCGCTGTGGGGATCAGCACCCACGGGACACCCTAAAGCCGTCCCTGCACCCGTGCCTGGAGGTAGCAGAGCTTTAGCCAtcccctcccctctgccccacgatGCCGGGCGCAGGCGGGTTTGGCTGCCGCGGACGTGGCTGGAGGAGCCCCGGGGTGCGgcggggagcagggcagagccccGGGGGTCCTGACACGTCACCCACTCCGAGACACTCACGTCAAACTCGATGGCGAACTCGTACTTGAGCAGGTCATGGATGTACCAGCATTTCCCGAACCACCTGCAAGAGAGAGGGGGTCGGGGTGGCcacccccggccgcggggccgggacacctgggtcccatcccGCCTCTGCCAGGGACGCACGGAGCAGCCCTGCGCCACGGGCAGCCCACGGCTGGCGGGGAGCCAACGTCCTGGTGCTTCGCTCCCAGCACCAGGGGAAGAGGCAGGTGCAGGAGGGTTTTAGCCAGGCCGAACGGCgccgagcgccgcggggcaggtgGGCTCAAGGATCCCCCCAGCCATGCTGCCGGCTccggcccggggccccggcagcccgcggggccgcgcgcccgTGCCGCTCACCCACCGCGTGCCCTCCGTGTTGGACTCCAGGCGGAACCAGTCGTTGTCGGCGTTCTTGTTGTTCTCCACGTactggg contains:
- the UFC1 gene encoding ubiquitin-fold modifier-conjugating enzyme 1, with amino-acid sequence MADEATRKVVAALPLLRTAAGPRERELWVQRLKEEYQALIKYVENNKNADNDWFRLESNTEGTRWFGKCWYIHDLLKYEFAIEFDIPVTYPGTAPEIAIPELDGKTAKMYRGGKICLTEHFRPLWARNVPKFGLAHLMALGLGPWLAVEIPDLIAKGLVQHKEK